A window of the Hordeum vulgare subsp. vulgare chromosome 5H, MorexV3_pseudomolecules_assembly, whole genome shotgun sequence genome harbors these coding sequences:
- the LOC123452544 gene encoding pentatricopeptide repeat-containing protein At5g14080: MAPPRSARRLLLLHRLAAARGVSARAYPPPSAPTSTPEAFHAHLASLAAPSRAGNPATLPSLLAALSRARAARLPLLPATRALAASALLRHGRLPDALAHFGLLPDSAPLPAPLCNSLLAALASSGSLAAARRVFGRMLVSSAELDTVGFGVFAKNVGRTDGLDEVLRLVDAVHRREGLINKSVVAAMVVDGLCRERRIEDAWRALEDMRLRGWKPDFVAYRIVSEGFRIAERAEEEGRILKQKRKLGVAPRKVDYREVLLALVSNRQISDAKEMAEAIVLGDFPIDDDVLNLLVCSVSEVDADAAIMFCMFMIGKGRLPSIEMLVQLCESLCKNGKGNEMWEMFRVLLDKGYCTSEREYHLVVSFLGKAGKVREAYDVIKEIKRKKLDPGISSYNSLMVALCRNDLLRPAKKLWDEMFTSGSSPNLQTYNILITKFADIGESEQVQQLFDHMVQKGVTPDSTTYTSVITMLCQENKYEQAEEIFNKSVAQDPKLASSVLTVFIIVLCKQGGFKAALGVMSSLPSTIESSNSHVILLKCLTDVEEIEMASEHIMWIRRYCSSAFQNIMNELMASLSTSASLQPVRKLVCYLHSQGLVNEVGPWMKLIEDDYA, from the exons ATGGCCCCACCGCGGTCCGCCCGGCGCctgctcctcctccaccgcctcgccGCCGCGCGGGGCGTCTCCGCCCGGGCCTACCCGCCGCCCTCGGCGCCCACCTCGACGCCGGAGGCCTTCCACGCGCACCTCGCGTCGCTCGCGGCGCCCTCCCGGGCGGGCAACCCGGCCACGCTCCCGTCGCTCCTCGCCGCGCTCTCCCGCGCCCGCGCCGCGCGGCTGCCGCTCCTCCCGGCCACCCGCGCGCTCGCGGCCTCCgcgctcctccgccacggccgccTCCCCGACGCGCTCGCGCACTTCGGCCTCCTCCCGGACTCCGCCCCGCTGCCCGCGCCGCTCTGCAACTCCCTGCTCGCCGCGCTCGCGTCGTCCGGGTCACTCGCTGCCGCGCGCAGGGTGTTCGGCAGAATGCTAGTTAGTTCTGCCGAGCTAGACACTGTCGGCTTCGGGGTGTTTGCAAAAAATGTGGGCAGGACGGACGGGCTGGACGAGGTCCTGCGGCTGGTGGACGCGGTGCACCGTCGGGAGGGCTTGATCAACAAGTCGGTTGTCGCAGCGATGGTTGTCGATGGTCTGTGTCGGGAGCGGAGGATAGAGGATGCTTGGCGGGCTCTGGAGGATATGAGGTTACGTGGATGGAAGCCGGATTTTGTGGCGTACAGGATTGTGTCCGAGGGGTTCAGGATAGCAGAAAGGGCAGAGGAGGAAGGGAGGATCTTGAAGCAGAAGAGGAAGCTCGGTGTTGCACCAAGGAAGGTGGACTACAGAGAGGTTTTGCTTGCGTTGGTGTCCAACAGGCAGATCTCTGACGCGAAGGAGATGGCCGAGGCGATTGTATTAGGCGATTTCCCAATTGATGACGATGTGTTGAATCTCTTGGTTTGCTCGGTGTCCGAGGTTGATGCTGATGCTGCCATCATGTTCTGCATGTTCATGATAGGCAAGGGGAGATTGCCAAGTATAGAGATGCTTGTACAACTTTGCGAGAGCCTTTGCAAGAATGGCAAGGGCAATGAGATGTGGGAGATGTTTAGAGTGCTTTTGGATAAGGGCTATTGCACGAGTGAGAGGGAGTATCATTTGGTGGTGTCATTCTTGGGCAAGGCAGGGAAGGTCAGAGAGGCATATGATGTGATAAAGGAGATAAAAAGGAAGAAGCTAGATCCTGGCATTTCATCATACAATTCTCTCATGGTAGCACTCTGCAGAAATGACCTCCTTAGGCCTGCTAAGAAGCTGTGGGATGAGATGTTCACCAGTGGGTCTAGTCCAAATCTGCAGACCTACAATATACTTATAACAAAATTTGCAGATATTGGTGAAAGTGAACAAGTCCAACAGCTGTTTGATCACATGGTCCAGAAAGGAGTGACCCCAGATAGTACAACATACACATCAGTCATTACTATGTTGTgccaagaaaacaaatatgaacagGCTGAGGAGATCTTCAACAAATCTGTAGCGCAGGATCCTAAACTAGCTAGTTCAGTGTTAACTGTCTTTATTATTGTACTCTGTAAACAAG GTGGCTTCAAAGCAGCATTGGGTGTTATGTCAAGTCTGCCATCCACTATTGAGAGCTCGAATTCACATGTCATTCTGTTGAAGTGCCTAACAGATGTTGAGGAAATAGAAATGGCTTCTGAGCACATAATGTGGATTAGACGCTACTGCAGCTCTGCTTTTCAGAATATAATGAATGAACTCATGGCTTCTCTTTCCACTTCTGCTAGCCTTCAACCTGTCAGGAAGTTGGTCTGTTATTTACATTCTCAGGGGCTTGTTAATGAAGTTGGCCCATGGATGAAGTTGATAGAAGATGATTATGCTTGA
- the LOC123452545 gene encoding actin-related protein 7 encodes MEAVVVDAGSKLLKAGIALPDQAPGLVMPSKMKTEAEESEQADGAAAAAVVEEVVQPVVRGFVKDWDAMEDLLSYVLYRNIGWEMGDEGQILFTEPLFTPKALREQLVQLMFEKFNVSGFYDSEQAVLSLYAVGRISGCTVDIGHGKIDIAPVCEGAVQHVASKRFEIGGTDLTNLFAQELKKSNPSVNIDISDVERLKEQYACCTEDQLAFEAIASTCQPETHTLPDGQVITIEKERYIVGEALFQPSILGLEDYGIVHQLITSVSNVASEYQKQLLENTMLCGGTASMTGFEDRFQREANLSASAIRPTLVKAPEYMPEDLARHSAWLGGAILAKVVFPQNQHVTKGDYDETGPSIVHKKCF; translated from the exons ATGGAGGCGGTGGTCGTCGACGCGGGGTCGAAGCTGCTGAAGGCGGGCATCGCGCTGCCCGACCAGGCGCCCGGGCTG GTGATGCCCTCGAAGATGAAGACGGAGGCGGAGGAGAGCGAGCAGGCcgacggcgcggcggcggcggcggtggtggaggaggtggtgcAGCCGGTGGTGCGCGGCTTCGTCAAGGACTGGGACGCCATGGAGGACCTGCTCAGCTACGTCCTCTACAGGAACATTGGGTGGGAGATGGGGGACGAGGGCCAGATCCTCTTCACCGAGCCGCTCTTCACGCCCAAG GCTCTCCGGGAGCAATTAGTGCAACTTATGTTCGAAAAATTCAACGTATCAGGATTTTATGATTCTGAACAGGCTGTCCTGTCCCTTTATGCTGTTGGCCGCATTTCGGGTTGTACGGTTGACATTGGACATGGGAAAATag ATATTGCTCCAGTTTGTGAAGGTGCTGTTCAACACGTAGCATCGAAGAGATTTGAGATTGGAGGAACTGACTTGACAAACCTATTTGCGCAAGAGCTAAAGAAGTCCAACCCATCAGTAAACATTGATATCTctgatgttgagaggctgaaagaGCAGTATGCATGCTGCACAGAAGATCAGTTAGCCTTTGAAGCTATAGCGAGCACATGCCAGCCAGAAACTCACACTCTTCCAGATGGACAG GTTATAACAATTGAAAAAGAGCGCTATATAGTTGGTGAAGCTTTGTTTCAACCAAGTATCTTGGGCTTAGAAGATTATGGTATTGTCCACCAGCTAATTACTAGTGTTTCAAACGTCGCATCGGAGTACCAAAAGCAACTGCTTGAGAACACTATGTTATGTGGTGGCACTGCATCTATGACTG GTTTCGAGGACAGGTTTCAGAGAGAAGCAAATCTGTCTGCTTCAGCGATCCGCCCTACTCTTGTGAAG GCGCCGGAGTACATGCCGGAGGACCTGGCGCGGCACTCGGCGTGGCTGGGCGGCGCGATCCTGGCCAAGGTGGTCTTCCCCCAGAACCAGCACGTCACCAAGGGCGACTACGACGAGACCGGCCCGTCCATCGTCCACAAGAAGTGCTTCTGA